One Desulfovibrio fairfieldensis genomic window carries:
- the rpsT gene encoding 30S ribosomal protein S20: MANHKSAIKRHKQSLNRAARNRAARTRVKSAIKDVRAAIQGKDKSLADNALTLATSVLAKAAGKGALHWKKAARKISRLARAVNGIEAE; the protein is encoded by the coding sequence GTGGCCAACCATAAGTCAGCCATCAAACGTCACAAACAGAGCCTCAACAGGGCCGCCCGCAACCGTGCCGCCCGTACCCGCGTGAAAAGCGCCATCAAGGATGTGCGCGCCGCCATCCAGGGCAAGGACAAGAGCTTGGCCGACAACGCCCTGACTCTCGCCACTTCCGTGTTGGCCAAGGCCGCCGGAAAGGGTGCTCTGCATTGGAAAAAGGCCGCGCGTAAGATCTCGCGTCTGGCCCGCGCCGTTAACGGCATTGAAGCTGAATAA